The stretch of DNA ccatattgtctaaacggcttaaccgattttcgaaaatgaggcatcgttggaaaggtcttgatggcctctacaacatactaaaatttcagatttttagctattacaggggctgagatatatcgaaaacaaaattttgaggttattcaaaatggcggacggggggggtggggggtaaaatttgacgtcataatcggacgtcttccagtcgacttttaaactttgccgtttaccgcaagtctctatctattaccgttctcttgcaatttatggttgaaccacggcggacggccggacggacggccggaaaaaaaaatttttggcgcatacgttttttggaatgtggggaccctaattcgtgctcatcccaagtttgaggccgatctgacgactttcgattttgctcggtacacaaaagctgtgtctgaaagaaacacagctaaaaatccataaacgtatttaggacttttcggtttgaattatttattatttcaataattcaattatttgtttattttaataaattcttattctaATTTAGTCTATTTTTTGGGTTCAATTAACTACTTTTTACCATTAAGTTACTACTTTCCGGTTTTAATTTACTTCTCTTTTaggatttaatgatttttattaaagttttgttcctcaatctagGCTGTTTTGGGATTtaaaaccaaatatttattggcttgaatttagtcttttttgggttaaatttattacttttcgatTTAATTCAAGTGTTTTTTATGgcttgaattgaatttagcaTAGGCTTAGacttaatatttgaatttccttggcgaatcatccgaatacttccaaagatccgaataatttcgcCCAGATAAACCCCCCTGGACAGTAAAACACGTACCTACCTACTTATGCTACTtatgtaataaatttcattcagtAATTACACTTGACACGTTAGTAAAGTCCCTGCCTAAGGTCGCACAAGTTTTAGGAGTGGTTTCCGGTATTAATATTTCATAGAAGGAACGTCTAGGAGGGTCAAATCAAAGGGATGgtctattttaaattttcattcaaaacaaTTTGTTTCAACAACAGAGACTTTCATTTAACATTTAGTCtgttttttaaagattttttttcaattcctttttaatattaataaaatattgctaattttacaaaagaaaatgaatttttctttcctttcagATGTTCTGAGCAAAAATTTTGGATACAACTTACTAACATTCATAATTTTGTACAATAATTTGATACCCATATCCTTGCAAGTAACACTGGAGCTGGTGAGATTCTTGCAGGcaatctttattaattttgacaTTGAAATGTACCATGAGGAATCAAATACGCCCGCAATGGCGCGAACATCCAATCTTAATGAGGAATTGGGCATGGTGAAGTATATATTTTCCGATAAAACGGGCACCCTTACGCGGAATGTGATGGAAttccataaatgttgtgtgggGAAATTTGTGTATGATCGCGTAAATGAGCCCGAACACTCGGGGATGGTGCAGAATTTGCTGAATAATCACCCAACGGCGCCATTGATTGCGGAATTCCTCACACTTTTGGCTGTTTGTCATACAGTTATTCCGGAGAAGCGTGAAGATGGTACGGTGGGGTATCATGCCGCAAGCCCTGATGAACGAGCCCTAGTTGAGGGGGCAAAGAGTTTTGGGTATGTGTTTGAAACGAGAACACCCACGCATGTGGAGATTAGTGCTCTGGGATGGCGTGAAAGCTACGAAGTTCTCCATGTGCTGGAATTTACGTCAACACGGAAAAGAATGTCGGTGATTGTGAGGACACCCAAAGGAGAAATTAAGTTATATTGCAAGGGTGAGTGGACACATATTATGgggattaacaaaaaaaaagtcataattATCCTTTATGTACCTTTTGATGCGTGtcctttggaaaatttattatgaataACGATTTAATGAAATCTATTAGAAGCCCCATAATCTAATATTGATTGTCTAGAagtcttaaatattttatttgatcatttttttgttgttgttaaaaatcaatggaaaagaaatcccaaaaaaatagaaaagaagaaatatcctTTTTGCAGGAGCTGACACAGTTATTTATGAGCGTCTAGCTCAAGATGATCAACCATTCCGGGAGATAACTTTGAGGcatttggaggattttgccaCGGAAGGTCTACGAACACTTTGCTGTGCAATGGCAACAATTGATGAGGAAGTATACAATGATTGGAAAGCAACATACCACAAAGCCATAACATCAATACAGAATCGTGAAAAGAAGGTGGATGATGCGgcaaatttaattgagattaaTTTGAAGCTTATCGGTGCCACAGCTATTGAGGATAAATTGCAGGATGGTGTACCTGAAACGATATCGAGTCTATTGAAGGCTGAAATCAATATATGGGTGTTGACTGGGGACAAACAGGAGACAGCCATCAACATTGGATATTCTTGCAAATTACTCAGTCACGCAATGGATTTGatcattttaaatgaagaCAGTTTGGATGTGAGTGAAAATTCctactatatatatattacaCCTGTATttcatgaattattttcacataaaacaGCCTAAACCTTGACTCCACCTATAAATATGTTggtgctatttttttttcacacacaacaaCACACTATTCATACGTTTTGCTTCCCTTTTAGAACACAAGAGAGTGCATTGGACGTCACAGTGCGGATTTTGGTGAGCAATTACGAAAGGAAAATAATGTGGCATTAATTATCGATGGACAAACACTGAAATATGCCATAAGTTGCGACTTGAGACGAGATTTTCTTGATTTGTGCATTTCCTGCCGTGTTGTCATCTGCTGTCGCGTATCCCCCATGCAAAAGGCTGAGGTAATttctatatacaaaaaaaaaatatcttttgcatCAAAAGTTGATGGTTGTGTTGTTTGTGTACGTATTTTTGGATGACATCCACTTTAATTTATGTCGTAGGTTGTTGATTTGGTGGCGTCAAATACAAATAATGTGACGCTCGCAATTGGGGATGGTGCCAATGACGTTGCGATGATTCAAAAAGCCCACGTCGGTGTTGGTATTTCGGGCGTTGAGGGACTTCAAGCGGCATGTGCATCGGATTACTCCATAGCACAGGTAATTAATGATTATTACAGCACAACTTTTCTTTCACTACAAATTGCTATAATTGCCCAATTTACACACACAATATACTTCTTgaaattgttggaattttaCAACGAAGaaactttattcatttatttgtttgcactaaaatgagaattttaataaggGAAATGGGACAGATGAGAGAAGCTATCTGCATTATAATTTATTGCcatgaaaagttttcaaagaatttctctcCTCTCTTCTTAACTTTTACTTTTTGGTCCACCAAAGAGtgcagagaaagagagaattatgcaaattatgtAGAATGGAGAACTTTCTTAgcttagaacatttttttttaaagaagctTTAACAAAACATAAGGAAAGCTTTGATTTTAGAgttaatgttaattttttcatacCTTAAAATTCCGAAAAATCAAGATCTTGAAATCTTATCTCTAAAATACGAGACGATTtgtctaaaaatgttttttacaACGTTTTGGGGATGATTTATTAACTTCATCAGACTACAAAGCATTTCATAAtccctaaaaataaatatacgcgattgattctgataaaaaaaaacttttcttctcttttctaacttaaaagttgttagatttttacatttaatgtttttaaatcgatttattttcgttatataaaaggaaaacgagaaaaagtatatgaatttttggttccagaaaacagtcagagagaatgtcaaaatcttataagattttcccagaataccaaaaatcgtctaactgacgaattgcaaaaaaaagaaaagaaaagattattACCAAAATCGACCCTTTATAAATCTTATATTTAACTAGAGCATAAATCGAATATCTCTGTTAATAGATTTCACATagaacttgttttttttaaatcatttgaCTTTGCTTTCCTAACGtttaaaagtcaaattttcaattatttttcttgcaattttgaTCCTGTAAACAATATCTTTTgactaataaagaaaaaaataaagactaaaaaagaaaatttctaaacaGTCTGAATTTTTacctatagaaaaaaaaataattaagttcTAAAGAATTACATTACAGAATGTTTTTTTAGACCTGATGAAAGGGTGATTAATAATCCTCGATACGTcaaaattcatataaattcattaaattcaaatacaaaatgtttctaaactcacgaaaaaaatatttttattatcagTTCCGCTACCTTGTACGTCTCCTCCTGGTTCACGGTGCATGGAACTACAGTCGAATgtgcaaattgattttgtacAGTTTCTACAAGAATGTCTGTCTCTATGTTATTGAATTGTGGTTTGCCATCTACTCTGGCTGGTAAGGAGTCTCCTATTTGAAGACTttcaaccttttttttaaacctttttcttcttcctaatttttttccaaaggtCCGGACAAATTCTCTTTGAGCGCTGGACCATTGGTTTGTACAACGTAGTCTTTACAGCACTCCCACCTTTTGCCATGGGGATTTTCGATAAGGTCTGCTCGGCGgaaataatgataaaatacCCGGCACTCTATACATCTCAGAATGCCCAACTTCTGAATGTTCGTGTCTTTTGGGTTTGGATTGGGAATGCCGTACTGCATTCTATCTTCCTCTACTGGATGCCAATGTTTTCCTACAATCTTGAGAATATTTGGATGAATGGGCACAATGGAGGGTATTTGGTGCTTGGGAATATGGTTTATACGGTaaggaagaatttattctttatgaagaatttttggtatAAAATTGTTTCCTTTCATTGCAGTACGTTGTTGTGACTGTTTGCTTGAAAGCCGGTCTCATTTCCAATTCATGGACTTGGCTGACACACTGTGCGATATGGGGATCAATTGttctttggtttttcttcATGTTTGTCTATAGGTGAGGAATATTTATTCGCGGGAATTTCtctgaaagagaaattaatttaaataaaaattcttcttgcaGTAATATTTGGCCAACAATTCCTGTTGCTGCAGTCTACGTGGGTATGGATAAACTTGTACTATCTTCTCCGGTGTTCTGGTTCGGATTGTTCCTGATACCAACGACTGCTATACTCTTCGATGTTGTTGTCAAAGTGTTTGTATTCCAATTTTGCTctaaagagttttcttttttcttataatttcaaactttttcatctataattttaataattttgtctttcttttgtatttcagCATTCAATGTACCTTATTTAAATCAGTATCTGATGCTATACGAGAGTCggaaattaagaaatatgATCCGAGTCATGTGATAAAAGAACCACGAACTTCGTAAGTTGATTAACAAAAtactttagcaaaaaaaaaagaaaccaagaatcaaaatgaaaaagaacaacgataaaattttttatatattacttgtaaatttaatatttgagtgcatttttttgataatcaactttttaaagaaaactaataatttaaatgctttttgaagagaatctCAAATGAAATGAAACTATAAAGAAAACAATCCCAAAGCTTCGAGGTGATGtttgtgatgaaaaaatcCTGCTTTTTACCCATTTAGTTTTAGGGGAATTGGGGGTAGGATGGGACGcttttgtttttccaaaacACAATCAACAAGTTAATCTccattttgcataaatcctctggtaattaattttatattaaaaaagaattctaacTGAT from Lutzomyia longipalpis isolate SR_M1_2022 chromosome 1, ASM2433408v1 encodes:
- the LOC129786554 gene encoding probable phospholipid-transporting ATPase IA — translated: MAFSSICRTLRLRLRLMNNNTHEDDCTTSGITLDTNEKRIIFINRPQPQKYCSNHISTAKYSTFSFIPSFLFEQFRRYSNCFFLFIALLQQIPDVSPTGRYTTLVPLIFILSVSAIKEIVEDFKRHRADDEINHREIETYKSGQWKFIKWQHLSVGDIVKVWNNKFFPADLILLSSSEPQGMSFIETSNLDGETNLKIRQGVPETAKLLETKDLAYFNATLECELPNRHLYEFNGVLKESGKAAISLGPDQLLLRGAMLRNTSWIFGVVVYTGHDTKLMRNSTSAPLKRSTVDRLTNTQILMLFLILIVLCLVSAVFNEFWTRDHYKKDKYLGIDDVLSKNFGYNLLTFIILYNNLIPISLQVTLELVRFLQAIFINFDIEMYHEESNTPAMARTSNLNEELGMVKYIFSDKTGTLTRNVMEFHKCCVGKFVYDRVNEPEHSGMVQNLLNNHPTAPLIAEFLTLLAVCHTVIPEKREDGTVGYHAASPDERALVEGAKSFGYVFETRTPTHVEISALGWRESYEVLHVLEFTSTRKRMSVIVRTPKGEIKLYCKGADTVIYERLAQDDQPFREITLRHLEDFATEGLRTLCCAMATIDEEVYNDWKATYHKAITSIQNREKKVDDAANLIEINLKLIGATAIEDKLQDGVPETISSLLKAEINIWVLTGDKQETAINIGYSCKLLSHAMDLIILNEDSLDNTRECIGRHSADFGEQLRKENNVALIIDGQTLKYAISCDLRRDFLDLCISCRVVICCRVSPMQKAEVVDLVASNTNNVTLAIGDGANDVAMIQKAHVGVGISGVEGLQAACASDYSIAQFRYLVRLLLVHGAWNYSRMCKLILYSFYKNVCLYVIELWFAIYSGWSGQILFERWTIGLYNVVFTALPPFAMGIFDKVCSAEIMIKYPALYTSQNAQLLNVRVFWVWIGNAVLHSIFLYWMPMFSYNLENIWMNGHNGGYLVLGNMVYTYVVVTVCLKAGLISNSWTWLTHCAIWGSIVLWFFFMFVYSNIWPTIPVAAVYVGMDKLVLSSPVFWFGLFLIPTTAILFDVVVKVIQCTLFKSVSDAIRESEIKKYDPSHVIKEPRTSLTETARLLRNVRNVFSRRSNTRVNMELELSHGYAFSQEEGGNVTQTDIIRAYDTNLPKPEGN